Proteins co-encoded in one Cardiocondyla obscurior isolate alpha-2009 linkage group LG24, Cobs3.1, whole genome shotgun sequence genomic window:
- the LOC139111679 gene encoding uncharacterized protein, with the protein MYLVCLMQSERRSAEIWCQPQGQARGPWIRGVPLPLPVWAHYESPALTVSTVEQYEELAGSVELETQRLLREHRYDTIGNFLRFYKDYTSSEESILDLFYRKYQPLITRGHHTCVGLGFELLHRLTGLNKQFPGIASGLYIVSCEETIGDITSYVGGPPAADSGEKEHVLVCLKIEIGGRRGVMLLDPGYHVARVITVMADKLYPHTGWFTQSDELTCKKEYNYCLCAEDPDYVEWHERRTRPGALESTQVALIYVARPYLTAIDVTERRNLVYNQRSLLARDTKGHVTAGIYFPIVLDANKAQTFTIFYQTDNGKKRVKMEFNKFNGLRKINLDTEEMEMIAECARQLHISQDNLEDILIALAKIMNDSSFVAQLLAINARINTLAEDN; encoded by the exons ATGTATCTTGTATGTTTAATGCAGAGCGAGAGAAGA TCGGCAGAAATATGGTGCCAGCCACAGGGGCAGGCACGCGGGCCCTGGATCAGGGGTGTTCCGCTACCCCTGCCGGTCTGGGCCCATTACGAGTCACCAGCCCTGACCGTCTCCACGGTCGAACAGTACGAGGAATTAGCAGGCAGCGTTGAACTTGAAACACAACGCTTATTGCGCGAGCATCGCTATGACACTATTGGCAATTTTCTCAG GTTCTACAAAGACTATACGTCAAGTGAAGAAAGTATACTGGATCTATTCTATCGGAAATATCAGCCACTTATAACACGCGGACATCATACTTGCGTCGGTCTTGGATTTGAATTATTACATCGATTAACAGGATTAAACAAGCAATTCCCAGGAATAGCGAGTGGCCTCTATATAGTATCTTGTGAAGAG ACAATTGGCGATATCACCAGCTATGTTGGCGGTCCACCAGCAGCAGATAGTGGTGAGAAGGAGCATGTATTAGTGTGCCTGAAAATCGAGATTGGCGGACGTCGCGGCGTTATGCTACTCGATCCCGGTTACCACGTAGCGCGTGTTATCACTGTGATGGCCGATAAGTTATACCCTCACACAGGCTGGTTCACGCAATCTGACGAGTTAACCTGTAAAAAAGAGTACAACTATTGTCTATGTGCTGAAGATCCCGATTATGTCGAGTGGCACGAAAGAAGAACTCGACCTGGTGCCTTGGAGAGTACGCAAGTCGCTCTCATTTATGTGGCAAGGCCATATTTAACTGCCATTGACGTTACGGAACGTAGAAACTTGGTTTATAATCAGAGGAGTCTCCTTGCCAGAGATACTAAGGGACACGTTACCGCCGGCATATATTTTCCCATTGTACTAGACGCTAACAAGGCGCAGACTTTCacgattttttatcaaactgACAATGGGAAAAAGCGAGTCAAAATGGAATTTAACAAATTCAACGGCTTGCGTAAG ATCAATCTTGACACCGAGGAAATGGAAATGATAGCGGAATGTGCACGACAACTTCATATTTCGCAAGATAACTTAGAAGATATCTTGATCGCTCTCGCCAAAATCATGAACGATTCGTCGTTTGTAGCACAGCTATTGGCTATCAACGCGAGAATTAACACATTAGCAGAGGACAATTAA